One part of the Bacillota bacterium genome encodes these proteins:
- a CDS encoding DAK2 domain-containing protein, with protein MRDGYIDGTILQAALKETVDKLHEKREALNRINIFPVPDGDTGNNMLATLESACRETEKTASPSLHAIANAAYCGAREGSTGNSGAIFAQYLGGWAAAFSNLEAAGAETISKAQALGTKNAYGAVLKPVEGTILTVAREAAEAAEKEASGENLTSTLLASYHQARKALVKTAKVLPVLRDQKMIDAGGWGLLIFISAILTVMNIPTGKAEFNFKASSNYFKSRDDYEFDHPYDMEFIVRAASKIEPAIRKILKDSGSELITQTNQEHCHVHIHTDNPLDIAEQSATLGKITGIIIRDMRAQYYSMADQESSNVKYKAVAFGKSPGFLAMFAMAGAQVAISTGMIIKKARILEEYNSDNTLMISSEKIELAFLNEPVLVVDEEARVLASLVSLYSPEKPTPEVVREAADYPRIASIIRKSDHFMISLSSSPGYEGDYRDCLFQAVLLLKPQIGEVLTLYYRAPTDRRKLEEILPGLKEEFPSLETIDLYFGGQEIPLVITIE; from the coding sequence ATGAGAGATGGCTACATCGACGGAACAATACTTCAGGCAGCCTTGAAAGAAACTGTAGATAAGCTCCATGAAAAAAGAGAAGCATTAAACCGGATTAATATATTTCCCGTGCCGGATGGTGATACGGGGAATAATATGCTGGCGACCCTGGAATCAGCCTGCCGGGAAACTGAAAAAACAGCCTCCCCATCCCTCCACGCCATCGCAAACGCCGCTTACTGTGGGGCCCGTGAAGGTTCCACTGGAAACTCCGGAGCAATATTTGCTCAATATCTAGGGGGATGGGCCGCTGCCTTTTCGAACCTTGAAGCGGCAGGCGCTGAAACCATATCAAAAGCGCAGGCCCTGGGAACGAAAAATGCCTATGGAGCAGTATTGAAACCGGTTGAAGGGACTATCCTGACGGTTGCCCGTGAAGCTGCCGAAGCGGCTGAGAAGGAAGCATCCGGCGAGAACCTGACCAGCACCCTGCTTGCTTCATACCACCAGGCCAGAAAAGCCCTGGTCAAAACAGCCAAAGTTCTTCCTGTTTTGCGCGATCAGAAAATGATCGATGCCGGGGGATGGGGGCTCCTGATCTTTATATCTGCAATATTAACCGTGATGAACATTCCTACCGGCAAGGCAGAATTTAACTTCAAGGCCAGTTCCAACTACTTCAAGAGCCGCGATGACTATGAATTTGATCATCCCTACGACATGGAATTTATAGTAAGGGCTGCATCAAAGATTGAACCGGCTATCCGAAAGATTCTAAAGGATTCCGGCTCGGAGTTGATTACGCAAACCAACCAGGAACACTGTCATGTTCATATCCATACCGATAATCCACTCGATATTGCCGAGCAGTCTGCTACACTGGGCAAAATCACCGGGATAATCATCAGAGATATGCGAGCCCAGTATTATTCCATGGCAGATCAGGAGAGCAGCAATGTCAAATATAAGGCGGTCGCTTTCGGTAAAAGTCCGGGTTTTCTGGCCATGTTCGCCATGGCCGGGGCGCAGGTCGCGATAAGCACCGGTATGATAATTAAGAAGGCAAGGATACTGGAAGAATATAACTCGGATAACACCCTGATGATCAGTTCGGAAAAGATTGAACTTGCTTTCCTGAATGAACCTGTTCTGGTTGTTGACGAAGAAGCAAGGGTGCTCGCTTCACTGGTCTCATTATATTCTCCGGAAAAGCCGACACCGGAAGTAGTCAGGGAAGCCGCTGATTATCCCAGAATCGCTTCCATTATCAGAAAAAGCGATCATTTCATGATCTCACTTAGCAGCAGTCCCGGATACGAGGGCGACTACCGGGACTGCCTCTTTCAGGCTGTTTTACTTCTGAAACCGCAGATTGGCGAAGTTCTTACCCTTTATTACAGAGCACCCACTGACCGCAGAAAGCTGGAAGAAATCCTCCCCGGCCTGAAAGAAGAATTTCCCTCCCTGGAAACGATCGATCTCTACTTTGGTGGGCAGGAAATTCCACTTGTTATCACCATCGAATAA
- a CDS encoding sigma-70 family RNA polymerase sigma factor: MNRTNSAEETVSAAIEKYADMVRRICFLQLKNSADVEDVFQDVFLKYYLNSGMLQEERHQKAWLCRVTYNKCKDMNKSVWSRRTVSINDLEIPFENEEESELMAAVLRMSPADKNLIYLHYFEGLTIPEIAEITRQKTNTVYSQLRRARGKLKREMGELS; the protein is encoded by the coding sequence TTGAATCGAACTAATTCCGCTGAAGAAACTGTTTCAGCCGCAATAGAAAAATATGCCGACATGGTTCGACGCATTTGCTTCCTCCAGCTCAAAAACAGCGCTGATGTGGAGGATGTATTTCAGGATGTTTTTCTTAAGTATTACCTGAATTCCGGAATGCTTCAGGAGGAAAGACATCAAAAAGCCTGGCTCTGCCGGGTAACCTACAACAAATGTAAGGACATGAATAAAAGTGTCTGGTCCAGAAGAACGGTCAGTATAAATGATCTGGAAATACCTTTTGAGAATGAAGAAGAGAGCGAACTGATGGCCGCAGTACTCAGGATGTCACCGGCAGATAAAAATTTAATATATCTGCACTACTTTGAAGGACTGACAATACCGGAGATAGCCGAGATCACCCGGCAAAAGACGAACACGGTATATTCTCAACTGAGAAGAGCCAGGGGAAAACTGAAGCGAGAAATGGGAGAGTTATCATGA
- a CDS encoding DegV family protein codes for MAVKVVTDSICAPSLQTAETLDITIVPINIHFGERIYQDLFEIEPERFYSELVSASELPTTSIPSVERYFNSFKEILNNGGSVFCLTVTSELSNSYNVALQASKELPEAEADRVLVFDSQSAGAAAGLLAIEAAKLGQQGLGLSEIKEKIECLVPNAKLVVMFDTLKYIEKSGRVGKVAAVAGDLFNVKPLIYINQGKTKFFGRARGKQQAVKLILDEFMKDTMEAKNIRVAATHANAEVGLAPIINRVKKIIADAEIEIVPFTPAMGAHAGPGIIGIAYIYDQA; via the coding sequence ATGGCTGTGAAGGTAGTAACAGACAGCATCTGTGCCCCCTCTCTTCAAACCGCCGAAACGCTTGATATAACAATTGTTCCCATCAATATTCATTTCGGTGAAAGGATATACCAGGATTTATTCGAGATCGAGCCGGAGCGCTTCTACAGCGAACTTGTCTCTGCTTCCGAGCTGCCGACAACATCAATACCATCTGTAGAAAGATACTTCAATTCTTTTAAGGAAATCCTGAACAACGGTGGTTCTGTTTTCTGCCTCACCGTTACATCGGAGCTGAGCAATTCTTATAATGTTGCCTTACAGGCAAGCAAAGAACTCCCGGAAGCAGAGGCAGACAGGGTCCTGGTTTTTGACAGCCAGTCTGCCGGAGCTGCAGCCGGCCTTCTGGCAATAGAGGCGGCAAAACTTGGCCAGCAGGGTCTTGGGTTAAGTGAGATCAAAGAAAAGATCGAATGCCTGGTACCCAACGCCAAGCTGGTAGTGATGTTTGACACCTTGAAGTATATCGAAAAGAGCGGGCGGGTTGGGAAGGTGGCCGCCGTGGCCGGTGACCTTTTCAACGTCAAACCTTTAATTTATATCAATCAGGGTAAAACTAAATTTTTCGGTAGAGCCAGGGGCAAGCAGCAGGCTGTTAAATTGATCCTGGATGAATTTATGAAAGACACGATGGAAGCAAAAAATATCAGGGTGGCAGCTACCCATGCCAATGCGGAAGTTGGTTTGGCACCTATTATAAATAGAGTTAAGAAAATTATCGCCGATGCAGAGATCGAAATCGTTCCCTTTACACCGGCAATGGGAGCGCATGCCGGACCGGGAATCATCGGTATAGCATACATTTATGACCAGGCATAA